From the genome of Miscanthus floridulus cultivar M001 chromosome 10, ASM1932011v1, whole genome shotgun sequence, one region includes:
- the LOC136489128 gene encoding uncharacterized protein, protein MAEMLAARRESAHAIELLAQAIGGFARGGHGGNGGDRGGAREHWLHVLEQKFLLLTITEEQKPVDHRVTWQEFTTAFMEYYIPTGVLNRKLTEFLDLRQGSISMMDFVNKFNHLSQYAGTHVDTDEKKGGCFYHGLSCSLQKELYIGNYQTFGAMMNAAITMEGLQRDSQAEWKRKRVATGSSSHPRLRRYRLSVGCPISLWVGIRFDSLRRPIRHLPPSTVHLLNRSTIAASGTSVPTSSRIGKQA, encoded by the exons atggcagagatgttggctgctcgtcgcgagtcagcccatgccattGAGCTGTTAGcacaggctatcggtggcttcgctcgtggaggccacgggggcaatggtggggacaggggtggtgcccgtg AGCATTGGCTTCATgttctagagcaaaagtttctgctactcaccataactgaggagcagaag ccggtggatcaccgtgtgacctggcaggagtttaCTACGGCCTTCATGGAGTACTACATTCCTACTGGTGTTCTAAACAGGAAGTTGACGGAGTTCCTGGACCTGAGGCAAGGAAGCATATCCATGATGGACTTTGTtaacaagttcaaccacttgtcacagtatgctgggactcatgtcGATACAGATGAGAAGAAGGGAGGCTGTttctatcatggcctctcttgcagcctGCAGAAGGAGTTATATATAGGAAACTACCAAACCTTTGGggctatgatgaatgctgctattacCATGGAGGGATTGCAGCGTGACTCTCAGGCAGAATGGAAGCGCAAGCGGgtggctactgggtcttctagtcaccccaggctcagaaggtacaggttgtcagttgggtgccctatcagtctttggGTGGGCATTCGTTTCGATAGCCTCCGCAGACCTATCAGGCACCTTCCAcctagtaccgtgcacctactcaatagGTCAACAATAGCAGCCTCAGGGACATCAGTTCCCACCTCATCAAGGATAGGGAAACAAGCCTag